DNA from Aphelocoma coerulescens isolate FSJ_1873_10779 chromosome 4A, UR_Acoe_1.0, whole genome shotgun sequence:
GCAGAGGGCAAGGCTGGTGGACAGGCTGCCTCTGTTGAAATGGGGCAGTCCCAGGAGTGCCCCCAACCCACATTCAAGGAGAAGCTTCCTGTAGCTTACCTGTGCTGACCACAGGCTCCTCCACCATGCTGTTAAGCAAGTGACTGGGCACAGGACCTCAGCCCTCTCATGGTGGTAAGAAGATACAAACCACATTAACTCAAACACATTAACAAACCTcccttgttcctcctgcccctctgctgatGGGAAGCAGAGGAGGGGCTTAGGACTGCCAAAGTCCCCTGCAGAAACCTCCAGTGCCTGCACACTGTCAAAGACCTTCTCACCCCGCTGtcagagaaagcaaagcatGAGGATGCTCTGCCAGCAAGAGCTTCACAGTTTGGAATTCGCTGGGTCATCTCTTGTCCATCCCAGAAGGGTTTGGCACGTAGACCTAAAGGACACGACATGTAGGCAGCAAGTGCATCCCCttgctgtcctgggctggggaagggcccTTGCTAGGAGCCAGTGCTTCTTGCTGCCTAACCCTGCAACTCAGAACATTGCAACACACCCACAAGCTGCCTGCACTGTTCCCAAATGAGACACCACCCCGACGAGGACAGGTGCCCAAGGGTGGCTTTGCAAGCAGAGCAGCCActgcagcacagggaaggaagccagttctcccctctgccctccctgcaccACTGAGGCTCCCACAGCACCCAGGCAAGGAGCATCCCTCTAATCTggccccaatcccctcccacttccctctccccccatGTTTTTGGCAGTCCTCCTTGGACATGTTCAAGTCTCCAGCATCTCAGCAGCACGGACTTGCCTCACAGTTTGGTAATTGCACGTAACAGGGCCACTCAGTGACCCCCACAAGGCGGGGGGGGAACCAACAAAAAGGAACAAGACAGTCAAGTAAACTAAATCAAGAAATCCCTCGCTGTCGGTCCCAGCATGACGGGTCCCGCACGAGTTCAGGGAGAGAGGAGGCTGCCCGGCCCTGCCGCAGCGCAGCTCCCACCATCTAGGAGATCATGTACTGGGTGATGGCCTGCAACGCgtacagcagctctgcctgcatccGGGCTTCCAGGATGAGCAGGTTCACGTGCACCTGGGGGAACAGCAAGAGAGGCTCAGGCAGCTGAAGTGTGCTGTGCTCAGCGGAGCAAGCAACTGTCCACCTGGGCGAGTGAGTCTTTTGTCAGCAAAATGCCACCAATTTTTCCAGCTCAGGCAGCtcccctttccttctcctcccagtCCTGTAGGCTGTGGCTGCTtcccagagctgcgtgccaggGAGTCCCCTGCATACTTGGCACCAGCATTCCAGGCTGGCAGCAAGAGAGTCCCTGACACCCACAGCAGCCGCTCCTGTGAGTTACAGCTCGACAGAGGGTTCACCAGAAAGCACTCACCACCTCATGACCTTGGAGATGCCTGTGCTGCAGGTGCCCCTTGGGCTCATCACAGTGGGCAGCCCCATGCCACACTAAGCCCAACTCCTTACAAAGAGCCAGTTTCCATTCCCCTTCTCCTGCCTCAGACTGGTTTGGTGGCTCAAAGATCTCCCATACACCCCCCAAGCACCCCAGattgcagcccctgcccactCCCAGCTCCACCGCAGCCAGTCAGAGCCAGGGGCCGGCTATCCCACCTTTTCACTGTGCTTGAACTGCTTCCAGAACCTGTCAAACATTTCTGAGTTTGTCTTCTCTGGGTAGCAGGTTACAGTTTTAATGTAAACTTTGAGCATTCGCTCCAGGAGCTGATTCACTTCTGCATAGTCATAATCATCGTACCTGTGGGGAGCACAGGGGCGAGTCACAGCCAGCACCTTGCCTGTGGTCTGCCTGGGGCATGGCATAGCCACAGGGCAGGGGGACACATGGCAACAGCCACCAGGCACTGAAACCCTGTCCCCAAAgctcccctgccctggccagagcaGCTCAGTATTTCTTCCCTGCCTGTCCCAACATCCAGGCAGGTGATTCACCTCTGTCCCTTCTCCATGCTCATCTGCATGACAGACCGAATGCCCCCCTACCCTCCCACCTGGGTCAGCTCAGTTTTCTCCCCTGGACCATGAGGTTGGCTTCCCTACCTAATGCCAAACATGCAGTGGATGTAGTTCCAGATGCCCCGCTTGAAAACAGAGGGTTCACAGCCCTGCCGCTTGGCCATGGCACTGCTTTGCAGACCATCCACCATCCTAAACTTCTCATCCAGGAGATGCCCAATGTCAGAGTAGAGCCGGTTGACCAGTGAGAAGCCATGGTCTTCCCAGGAGTAATCCTGTTGAGCACAGGAAGAGGATTTTGCAACAGCAAAAAGGAGCTTGGAGCATGTTCCCAGGAAGAAGGGTTGGTGCCTCAAGAAGCAGCAGAATTCAGTGAATATGCTCTGGGAGTGGCTTTGCCCAAACCACAGCATCCCTTGTCAGGCAGCTTTTGAATGATTTTGACCCTTGCCTCCATGAGGGCCACGTGAAAAAAATCATCAACCCTTGGGGACAGAAGTCACCTCCCTCTTCCCAACCCTAGTGGGGCAGGAACAGTCTGCATGGGCAACTCTGCAACTATTTACTGCCCAtgaggaagagagaggagaggagtggagaggcagcagcttgGGCTGCTGCCCACCAAGAGAGCAGGAGCCTTACCTGGACTCTGAATACCTGCGTCTGATCCTCGTCACGCCGGGCAAAGTCCTGGTAGCCAAAGTCAGGGTCCTGCATGTAGCATGCAAGGTTGGTAGCGCCGGTGACTTCCCCGTCAGTATCTGCAAAAGGGGAGAGCCCTGCAGACAGGTCAGAGCACTGCTCAGCTGCCCTGTTCCCAGCCACATCAGGCATCAAAagccagcccttgctgtgccccaGCAtgcattccatgaggccctctgAACCACACATCATGGAAAATGTAAGGCATGGAggagcaacaaacacccaggtgTGCCATATGAACTCCCACCCTGCACACcctctgctctctgcccctcaccttcctctcggtcctgctgcagcagcctcaTCTCGTCCCTGCCCTCAGTCTCCACATGGATCCGCTGCATGCGTTCCCGGAGGGAATCCAGCTCCATGCAGGAGTCCAGGGACTGCACAGACACAGGCTTGGGGGTGAGGGCAGTGGTCCCAGCGACATCCCCCCATCCCCTGCAGACCCACCCTCGGGGGACTCACCCGCTTGCGGTTGATgcgcagcagctcctggctgcagctgttGCCAGCGGTGGCCTCACAGAAGCACTGGTTCCCAAGTGACAATGGCTTCAGTGAGCCTGGACCACCCAGCCCCTCATCCTGCTCACAGCCACAGCCGAAGACAAAGCTGGCGAGCGCATGGCAGTGTGCCAGGAGGACGACAGCGTGCACCAGCTCCGCCAGCGACCAGCTCCACTCACTGATCTTCAGCAGCTTCTGCAGAACATGGACAGACCAGCAATGTGACACAGGCAGGTGGGCAGGGTGCTGGCAGCCCCTGTGGATGCTGCTGTCCCCACTGCCATCCTGGTCCCTGGCTGATAGCCCTTCCCAGTACCTCAATGTGCTCCTTGGTGATGAGCCATGGCCGGTGTGCCAGGATTTTGTTGATCTCGTTGAGGTTgcggagtttgggggggatgaATTCGAGGCCGCGCAGCCACTGGGGGTCACCCCCTGCCCGCAGGAACTGCAGCACATGCAGGTTCACCAGGTACCGGCACTGGTGCCGGGCGGCTGCCTGCAAGAGCAGCACATCAGCATCCATGCACTGCCCCAGAAGGACAGGCATCCACGCCCACCTCTCACTCAGCCTCCAGGACATCATGATTTTGGCCCCTGATGAGAAGCCTAGGGCATAGGCTGTCTGTTGGAGGCTGAGGAGAGCCtcacagggctgagcagagccccctgtcccctctggcagctcccagcagggctcaCCATGATGGCGATGTAGTGCCGGCAGTCAAAGGGCAGTGGGCCATCCATGTGCATCAGGTAGTGCTGCGTCTTGAGGAAGCTGTCGAGGTACTGTGGGTGGTAGCCCATCTGCTGGGTCACCGCCTCCAGCCGCCCCCGGCTCGCCAGCACCTTCACAAAGAGGAACTGGGGGCAGTCAGGGTCGCTGCTGGACATCTTCACTACCTGCAAGAAACACGCTCTGCTTAGCTCTCCCCAGAACAGCCCCCGCTGCAGCAGTACGCCCCAGCCAAGCCTGGGCTCTGCAAGGGGCAGAGATCCCCTCTTCCAGCTTGGTGCTGCTACAGGGGTAGTCTTGGCTATTAGGCAGAGCACTGCTAAGTGCCACAGGTAGCGGGAGGACAGGTAGCAAGACACACAAGTTGGTCTCTGTCTGGGAGAAGGCATTGCGTGGTGAGAGGAAGCAAAGGGCAAACTAGGAATGATGTTTCTTGTAGCGGTGCAAGGCCGGATCAGGAGAAACATGACACAAAATACATTCCAGAATGGAGCAGCCCATCTGCCTTACCGCCAGCATGAAGCCCTCCTGCCCAGTACCAAGATGGGAGAGAGCTGTGGAGACAGCAGAGGGGCTCCCAGGCTCCTTTCCTGGCAAGCCAAGAGGCAAACCATGTCCTGGTACCTTCCATGTGATCAGGAGCACACAGAATAGCTCCCCACATGTTGCAGACAGCATGGCAGTCAGTCctgcagcacagggcacagctgtTACTGGGTGTACCCACCGGAGAAAACACAGATGGGCAACTCAGCAAGAGGGGCCCACACACCCCCAGCAATGCCCACCCCAGCCTTGCACCAGGGCCCCAGTcgagcacagctccagcccctcccaagaggGTGGTGGgaacagagggcagggatgttGGAAAggtgcccaggcagctgctgtgctccaACAACTGTGTTGCCACAATTCCCACCCGACAGCAGGGTCTGCACCTGCAGCCTGCCCACCCTAAGGTATGGGTACAGCAGGTGCTAACCCTTGTCACACAGAAagtcacagctcctgctcacatGTGGGTGCACAGGCAGCATCCTTGGGTACAAAGGATgcatctcttctcccaggcttGAACTGAAATCTCTCCTGGGAAATTCTGGCCCTGCTGACACCACTGTGTTGTTCCTTCCACCTGTCTCTCCAGTGCAGTCATCCAAAGGCTGGTGACTGGAGCATGGCAACAATGGTGGCATAGCAGAAAACCAGGAGCACTTCTGCAAACTACTAAAGCCACAGGATGCATGGCAGAGCACCCCAGGGTGAGGGGGAGACAGAGCAGGGATGAGCTgtgtggcagcacagagcagattcaCCCACACAGCCAGTGCAGGAAGCAGCTCTGGCTACTTTCCACAGTCCTGCACTTCTGGTGGAAACACCATCGCTTGGGTGTCAAGAGATTTACTTGATGACATTTGGAGTGTCTTCTTCACTTCCTCTGGTAAAAGAGgtccacaaaaccccaaaactcaaattaaaatggaaagagGTGAAAAGCACCAGCTTCTCTGTTCCACCGGAgaagatgaaagacagaagtgATCTGCAAAAGCCCCCTACAAAGTCCCT
Protein-coding regions in this window:
- the LOC138110520 gene encoding sestrin-3-like isoform X1 yields the protein MFLLIRPCTATRNIIPSLPFASSHHAMPSPRQRPTCVSCYLSSRYLWHLAVLCLIAKTTPVAAPSWKRGSLPLAEPRLGWGVLLQRGLFWGELSRACFLQVVKMSSSDPDCPQFLFVKVLASRGRLEAVTQQMGYHPQYLDSFLKTQHYLMHMDGPLPFDCRHYIAIMAAARHQCRYLVNLHVLQFLRAGGDPQWLRGLEFIPPKLRNLNEINKILAHRPWLITKEHIEKLLKISEWSWSLAELVHAVVLLAHCHALASFVFGCGCEQDEGLGGPGSLKPLSLGNQCFCEATAGNSCSQELLRINRKRSLDSCMELDSLRERMQRIHVETEGRDEMRLLQQDREEGLSPFADTDGEVTGATNLACYMQDPDFGYQDFARRDEDQTQVFRVQDYSWEDHGFSLVNRLYSDIGHLLDEKFRMVDGLQSSAMAKRQGCEPSVFKRGIWNYIHCMFGIRYDDYDYAEVNQLLERMLKVYIKTVTCYPEKTNSEMFDRFWKQFKHSEKVHVNLLILEARMQAELLYALQAITQYMIS
- the LOC138110520 gene encoding sestrin-3-like isoform X2 — protein: MFLLIRPCTATRNIIPSLPFASSHHAMPSPRQRPTCVSCYLSSRYLWHLAVLCLIAKTTPVAAPSWKRGSLPLAEPRLGWGVLLQRGLFWGELSRACFLQVVKMSSSDPDCPQFLFVKVLASRGRLEAVTQQMGYHPQYLDSFLKTQHYLMHMDGPLPFDCRHYIAIMAAARHQCRYLVNLHVLQFLRAGGDPQWLRGLEFIPPKLRNLNEINKILAHRPWLITKEHIEKLLKISEWSWSLAELVHAVVLLAHCHALASFVFGCGCEQDEGLGGPGSLKPLSLGNQCFCEATAGNSCSQELLRINRKRSLDSCMELDSLRERMQRIHVETEGRDEMRLLQQDREEDTDGEVTGATNLACYMQDPDFGYQDFARRDEDQTQVFRVQDYSWEDHGFSLVNRLYSDIGHLLDEKFRMVDGLQSSAMAKRQGCEPSVFKRGIWNYIHCMFGIRYDDYDYAEVNQLLERMLKVYIKTVTCYPEKTNSEMFDRFWKQFKHSEKVHVNLLILEARMQAELLYALQAITQYMIS
- the LOC138110520 gene encoding sestrin-3-like isoform X3 → MIVCPQSVEHPRGSRCQRLPGQVVKMSSSDPDCPQFLFVKVLASRGRLEAVTQQMGYHPQYLDSFLKTQHYLMHMDGPLPFDCRHYIAIMAAARHQCRYLVNLHVLQFLRAGGDPQWLRGLEFIPPKLRNLNEINKILAHRPWLITKEHIEKLLKISEWSWSLAELVHAVVLLAHCHALASFVFGCGCEQDEGLGGPGSLKPLSLGNQCFCEATAGNSCSQELLRINRKRSLDSCMELDSLRERMQRIHVETEGRDEMRLLQQDREEGLSPFADTDGEVTGATNLACYMQDPDFGYQDFARRDEDQTQVFRVQDYSWEDHGFSLVNRLYSDIGHLLDEKFRMVDGLQSSAMAKRQGCEPSVFKRGIWNYIHCMFGIRYDDYDYAEVNQLLERMLKVYIKTVTCYPEKTNSEMFDRFWKQFKHSEKVHVNLLILEARMQAELLYALQAITQYMIS
- the LOC138110520 gene encoding sestrin-3-like isoform X4; translated protein: MIVCPQSVEHPRGSRCQRLPGQVVKMSSSDPDCPQFLFVKVLASRGRLEAVTQQMGYHPQYLDSFLKTQHYLMHMDGPLPFDCRHYIAIMAAARHQCRYLVNLHVLQFLRAGGDPQWLRGLEFIPPKLRNLNEINKILAHRPWLITKEHIEKLLKISEWSWSLAELVHAVVLLAHCHALASFVFGCGCEQDEGLGGPGSLKPLSLGNQCFCEATAGNSCSQELLRINRKRSLDSCMELDSLRERMQRIHVETEGRDEMRLLQQDREEDTDGEVTGATNLACYMQDPDFGYQDFARRDEDQTQVFRVQDYSWEDHGFSLVNRLYSDIGHLLDEKFRMVDGLQSSAMAKRQGCEPSVFKRGIWNYIHCMFGIRYDDYDYAEVNQLLERMLKVYIKTVTCYPEKTNSEMFDRFWKQFKHSEKVHVNLLILEARMQAELLYALQAITQYMIS